The Alnus glutinosa chromosome 7, dhAlnGlut1.1, whole genome shotgun sequence genome includes a region encoding these proteins:
- the LOC133874349 gene encoding glycerol-3-phosphate dehydrogenase [NAD(+)] GPDHC1, cytosolic yields the protein MVGNIETMGGNLYSNGSIQNGNGLEEKLDEFRRLLGKADGDPLRIVGVGAGAWGSVFAALLQDNYGQYREKVQIRIWRRPGRAVDRATAEHLFEVINSREDVLRRLIRRCAYLKYVEARLGDRTLYADEILKDGFCLNMIDTPLCPLKVVTNLQEAVWDADIVVNGLPSTETREVFEEISNYWKERITVPIIISLAKGIEAALDPVPHIITPTQMIKRAIGIPMENILYLGGPNIASEIYHKEYANARICGAEKWRKPLAKFLRQPHFTVWDNSDLVTHEVMGGLKNVYAIGAGMVAALTNESATSKSVYFAHCTSEMIFITHLLAEEPEKLAGPLLADTYVTLLKGRNAWYGQMLAKGELNLDMGDSISGKGMIQGVSAVEAFYELLSQSSLNVLHPEANKPVAPVELCPILKTLYKILIAREQSSQAILQALRDENLNDPRERIEIAQTHAFYKPLLLGRH from the exons ATGGTGGGAAACATTGAGACAATGGGTGGCAATTTATACTCAAACGGGTCTATTCAGAACGGTAATGGCTTGGAAGAGAAGCTTGATGAGTTTCGCCGCCTTCTTGGCAAGGCTGATGGCGATCCATTGAGGATTGTTGGTGTTGGGGCAGGTGCTTGGGGGAGTGTTTTTGCGGCATTGCTTCAAGATAATTATGGTCAATATAGAGAGAAGGTACAAATCAGGATATGGAGAAGGCCTGGAAGAGCTGTCGACAGAGCCACAGCTGAACATCTTTTTGAAGTGATCAATTCGAGGGAGGATGTATTGAGGAGGTTGATCCGGCGGTGTGCATATTTGAAGTATGTCGAGGCGAGGCTAGGTGATCGGACTCTGTATGCGGATGAGATTTTGAAAGATGGGTTTTGCTTGAACATGATTGATACACCACTTTGTCCTTTGAAGGTTGTGACTAATCTGCAGGAGGCTGTTTGGGATGCCGATATTGTGGTGAATGGCTTGCCTTCCACTGAAACTCGTGAGGTGTTTGAAGAGATTAGTAATTATTGGAAGGAGAGAATCACGGTGCCTATCATCATCTCTTTGGCAAAGGGAATAGAGGCTGCATTGGATCCTGTTCCCCACATAATAACTCCCACGCAAATGATTAAACGGGCAA TTGGAATACCTATGGAGAATATACTTTATCTTGGTGGGCCAAATATTGCGTCAGAAATTTACCATAAGGAATATGCTAATGCTCGAATTTGTGGAGCTGAGAAGTGGAGGAAACCTCTTGCAAAATTTTTAAGGCAACCCCATTTTACTGTATGGGATAACAGTGATCTTGTCACACATGAAGTCATGGGTGGCCTGAAGAACGTTTATGCCATTGGAGCTG GAATGGTGGCGGCCCTTACCAATGAGAGTGCTACCAGCAAATCAGTATATTTTGCACATTGTACGTCAGAGATGATATTTATTACCCATTTGTTGGCTGAAGAACCCGAGAAGCTTGCAGGGCCTTTGCTGGCTGACACTTATGTGACCTTGTTAAAAGGCCGTAATGCATGGTATGGCCAGATGTTAGCCAAGGGTGAACTAAACCTGGATATGGGTGATAGTATCAGTGGCAAAGGAATGATTCAG GGTGTCTCTGCAGTGGAGGCATTTTATGAACTTCTGAGTCAGTCTAGCCTAAATGTACTGCATCCTGAAGCGAACAAGCCTGTAGCTCCTGTAGAGCTTTGCCCTATCTTAAAGACACTATATAAAATACTGATCGCAAG GGAACAGTCATCACAAGCTATTCTACAAGCACTGAGGGATGAGAACTTGAATGATCCCCGGGAGCGAATTGAGATTGCACAAACTCATGCTTTCTACAAGCCTTTACTTCTTGGACGgcactga
- the LOC133872706 gene encoding uncharacterized protein LOC133872706 isoform X1 produces the protein MHLRKERLTRLEAVLASKKKDKDTAKKAAMKEFDIIGNTLYLALFMDVTNSKELLESMQAGTLEPEVAFLNASLIPDVFPVLAAAHKTLVAKSRESLTTHTLHSELVYNYSGLKHITESLKRCGISDSTTHILAARFNATLDEMKDIEKLISGKEIALEELEGRANQTQIQKHYKISAQELGISSLADAITCRIAARDAL, from the exons ATGCACCTTAGGAAG GAACGCTTAACAAGACTTGAAGCTGTCCTTGCAAGTAAGAAGA AAGACAAGGACACAGCAAAGAAGGCAGCTATGAAGGAGTTTGACATCATTGGAAACACTCTTTATCTTGCTCTCTTCATGGACGTCACCAACTCCAA GGAACTGCTTGAATCTATGCAAGCTGGAACACTGGAACCAGAAGTTGCATTTCTCAATGCATCACTT ATTCCAGATGTTTTTCCTGTTCTAGCAGCTGCACATAAGACACTTGTAGCCAAGTCACGGGAGTCATTGACAACACACACTCTTCATTCTGAGCTCGTATACAATTACTCAGGATTGAAGCAT ATTACAGAATCTTTGAAAAGGTGTGGCATCTCTGATAGCACAACTCACATCCTTGCCGCTCGTTTCAATGCTACGCTCGATGAG ATGAAAGACATAGAGAAACTTATCAGTGGAAAAGAGATTGCCTTGGAGGAGTTGGAGGGAAGAGCAAACCAGACCCAGATACAAAAG CACTATAAGATATCTGCCCAGGAACTAGGGATATCCTCACTTGCAGATGCTATTACATGCCGGATCGCTGCTCGGGACGCCTTGTGA
- the LOC133872706 gene encoding uncharacterized protein LOC133872706 isoform X2, which yields MHLRKERLTRLEAVLAKDKDTAKKAAMKEFDIIGNTLYLALFMDVTNSKELLESMQAGTLEPEVAFLNASLIPDVFPVLAAAHKTLVAKSRESLTTHTLHSELVYNYSGLKHITESLKRCGISDSTTHILAARFNATLDEMKDIEKLISGKEIALEELEGRANQTQIQKHYKISAQELGISSLADAITCRIAARDAL from the exons ATGCACCTTAGGAAG GAACGCTTAACAAGACTTGAAGCTGTCCTTGCAA AAGACAAGGACACAGCAAAGAAGGCAGCTATGAAGGAGTTTGACATCATTGGAAACACTCTTTATCTTGCTCTCTTCATGGACGTCACCAACTCCAA GGAACTGCTTGAATCTATGCAAGCTGGAACACTGGAACCAGAAGTTGCATTTCTCAATGCATCACTT ATTCCAGATGTTTTTCCTGTTCTAGCAGCTGCACATAAGACACTTGTAGCCAAGTCACGGGAGTCATTGACAACACACACTCTTCATTCTGAGCTCGTATACAATTACTCAGGATTGAAGCAT ATTACAGAATCTTTGAAAAGGTGTGGCATCTCTGATAGCACAACTCACATCCTTGCCGCTCGTTTCAATGCTACGCTCGATGAG ATGAAAGACATAGAGAAACTTATCAGTGGAAAAGAGATTGCCTTGGAGGAGTTGGAGGGAAGAGCAAACCAGACCCAGATACAAAAG CACTATAAGATATCTGCCCAGGAACTAGGGATATCCTCACTTGCAGATGCTATTACATGCCGGATCGCTGCTCGGGACGCCTTGTGA
- the LOC133872706 gene encoding uncharacterized protein LOC133872706 isoform X3, with protein sequence MKEFDIIGNTLYLALFMDVTNSKELLESMQAGTLEPEVAFLNASLIPDVFPVLAAAHKTLVAKSRESLTTHTLHSELVYNYSGLKHITESLKRCGISDSTTHILAARFNATLDEMKDIEKLISGKEIALEELEGRANQTQIQKHYKISAQELGISSLADAITCRIAARDAL encoded by the exons ATGAAGGAGTTTGACATCATTGGAAACACTCTTTATCTTGCTCTCTTCATGGACGTCACCAACTCCAA GGAACTGCTTGAATCTATGCAAGCTGGAACACTGGAACCAGAAGTTGCATTTCTCAATGCATCACTT ATTCCAGATGTTTTTCCTGTTCTAGCAGCTGCACATAAGACACTTGTAGCCAAGTCACGGGAGTCATTGACAACACACACTCTTCATTCTGAGCTCGTATACAATTACTCAGGATTGAAGCAT ATTACAGAATCTTTGAAAAGGTGTGGCATCTCTGATAGCACAACTCACATCCTTGCCGCTCGTTTCAATGCTACGCTCGATGAG ATGAAAGACATAGAGAAACTTATCAGTGGAAAAGAGATTGCCTTGGAGGAGTTGGAGGGAAGAGCAAACCAGACCCAGATACAAAAG CACTATAAGATATCTGCCCAGGAACTAGGGATATCCTCACTTGCAGATGCTATTACATGCCGGATCGCTGCTCGGGACGCCTTGTGA
- the LOC133872707 gene encoding uncharacterized protein LOC133872707: MGESEKRSDMEENLKPFYQRASEAEERLSRLEAVLESKKNAGNEDHLRLISELQSQLEEASAELVSEREKAQKLAEENAKLQYRIIHIVRAAKEADLKLESKS, encoded by the exons atgggaGAATCTGAGAAACGAAGCgacatggaagagaatttgaagcCCTTCTACCAAAGAGCTTCCGAAGCCGAG GAACGCTTATCAAGACTTGAAGCTGTCCTTGAAAGTAAGAAGA ATGCCGGAAATGAGGACCACTTGAGATTGATAAGCGAACTTCAGTCACAGCTAGAAGAGGCAAGTGCAGAGCTAGTTTCAGAACGAGAAAAG GCGCAAAAGCTTGCTGAGGAAAATGCAAAACTCCAATATCGTATAATCCATATCGTCAGGGCAGCCAAGGAGGCTGATCTCAAGTTGGAGAGCAA GTCGTGA
- the LOC133872705 gene encoding uncharacterized protein LOC133872705 has translation MDMDLWGSSYHQVAHESSYSMLPGWQCDFYIGYGYDVIEEDALNEKSCIQVLRILITKADTEIDELEQDLVSLQSQLALAEHEEWPELCCNALTEKINCLDISIRSLKNTDENDIEVQLLMHKEPAERVHEIVRVLLTNYFQEKDEQPLDAIALDSSSNVPKHAASLLDENEMLSNFDSSISMKEETKESSITGKCTGSNLSLKLQEKKSNYPETIKPEDSTIKNSSEDALPHAIDHSNKKEKLSSPNLKIMGEEIKEHNSTPTVDDILLGSSSNSEGERTDHGKEVKPLDAIALDSSSNVPEHAASLLDENEMSSNIDSSISIKEETKESSITGKCSGSNLSLELQEKKLNYPATIKSEDSTIKNSSEDSFPHTIAHSNKKKKLSSPNLKIMGEEIEEHNSIPTVDDIVLGSSSNPEGERTDHGKEVKHAKTIGKGSSSDSIRDAAGRPLGKCDWNVSGNEEVREYNSAATDKLKILNSSSNPKGEGNLPKTDKRTNATVTSSSAEALRHATGLNRRGKGSDSDLGALGQTESGNSDLELKLRDFVAKIERKECVKGLKIAPADKIDALGSSVKTNCKRKNSSQKVEVQEAGFTKTGRSSSTSLLEMQDQRGQEASKLQIMEGGKSQAKDIQKVEVATIGKNSILNVSLKPQKQKGKRKIKLDTPQFQEPAFPFIRVVSDSSISKSKSKQKSGVSTDIVVFNQSLSRKVPKRLIHSGQCEAKEQIVAHDDGKSFVSGTRKKRRRTNFPSTLKIEDSAVHMEVSNLPGNANDNGSKENLQIIKFYSDDDSQSKALVLYDNSQSQALVPYDDSQSMASVPLPYTGIELMKLKLIDLRAIAKEQKLIKYHKLPKQVLVKLLVDHLGIHSCQCEAKEQSVAHDDSKSFVSGTRKKRRRTNFPSTLKIEDSAVHMELSNLPGNATDNGSKENLQIIKFYSDDDSQSKALVLHDNSQSKALVPYDDSQSMASVPLPYKGVDLMKLKLIDLRAIAKEQKLMEYHKLPKQVLVKQLVDHLGGLGYC, from the exons ATGGATATGGATCTATGGGGCTCATCATATCATCAAG TTGCACATGAAAGCAGTTACAGTATGCTTCCTGGATGGCAGTGTGACTTCTACATTGGTTATGGATATG ATGTGATAGAAGAGGATGCTTTGAATGAGAAATCTTGTATACAAGTGTTAAGGATATTGATAACAAAGGCAGATACTGAAATTGATGAACTTGAACAAGATCTTGTATCCCTTCAAAGTCAACTAGCCTTGGCCGAACACGAGGAATGGCCTGAATTATGCTGTAATGCTCTGACAGAGAAGATTAATTGCCTTGATATTTCAATAAGAAGTTTGAAGAATACAGATGAGAATGATATTGAGGTTCAGTTACTAATGCATAAAGAACCTGCTGAGAGAGTACATGAAATAGTGAGGGTTCTGCTCACAAATTATTTCCAAGAGAAAGATGAGCAG CCTCTCGATGCCATTGCCTTGGACTCGAGCTCAAATGTTCCAAAGCATGCTGCTAGCCTATTGGATGAGAATGAAATGTTGAGCAATTTTGATTCAAGTATAAGCATGAAGGAAGAAACCAAGGAATCCAGTATTACAGGAAAATGTACTGGCTCAAATTTATCTTTgaagcttcaagagaagaaaTCAAATTATCCAGAAACAATTAAG CCTGAAGACAGtacaataaaaaattcaagtgAAGATGCTTTGCCGCATGCAATTGACCACTCCAACAAGAAGGAAAAGTTGAGCAGTCCTAATCTGAAAATCATGGGTGAGGAGATTAAAGAACACAATTCCACTCCTACGGTGGATGATATTCTTTTAGGGTCATCATCCAATTCTGAGGGAGAGAGAACAGATCATGGTAAAGAGGTCAAG CCTCTCGATGCCATTGCCTTGGACTCGAGCTCAAATGTTCCAGAACATGCTGCTAGCCTATTGGATGAGAATGAAATGTCGAGCAATATTGATTCAAGTATCAGCATAAAGGAAGAAACCAAGGAATCCAGTATTACAGGAAAATGTTCTGGCTCAAATTTATCTTTGGAGCTTCAAGAGAAGAAATTAAATTATCCAGCAACAATTAAG TCTGAAGACAGtacaataaaaaattcaagtgAAGATTCTTTTCCGCATACAATTGCCCACtccaacaagaagaaaaagttgaGCAGTCCTAATCTGAAAATCATGGGTGAGGAGATTGAAGAACACAATTCCATACCTACGGTGGATGATATTGTTTTAGGGTCATCATCCAACCCTGAGGGAGAGAGAACAGATCATGGTAAAGAGGTCAAG CATGCAAAAACTATCGGGAAAGGTTCCAGCTCTGATTCTATTAGGGATGCAGCTGGCCGCCCCCTTGGCAAATGTGACTGGAATGTTAGTGGAAATGAGGAAGTCAGAGAGTACAATTCTGCTGCTACCGATAAATTGAAAATCTTAAATTCATCTTCAAACCCTAAAGGCGAGGGAAATCTTCCGAAAACAGACAAG CGAACAAATGCTACTGTTACAAGCAGTAGTGCAGAGGCACTGAGACATGCAACTGGCCTCAACAGGAGGGGAAAAGGTTCTGATTCTGATTTAGGTGCTTTGGGACAGACAGAAAGTGGAAATTCTGATTTAGAGCTAAAACTAAGGGATTTTGTTGCGAAAATTGAGCGTAAAGAGTGTGTCAAAGGATTAAAGATTGCTCCAGCGGATAAGATTGATGCTTTGGGTTCGTCTGTGAAGACAAACTGCAAGAGGAAAAATTCTTCACAAAAAGTGGAGGTTCAAGAAGCTGGTTTTACTAAAACTGGACGCTCCTCCTCGACTTCACTTTTAGAGATGCAAGATCAAAGGGGACAAGAAGCAAGCAAGCTGCAGATAATGGAGGGGGGAAAGTCACAGGCAAAAGATATTCAGAAGGTTGAAGTTGCTACTATTGGCAAGAATTCAATTTTGAATGTATCTCTGAAGCCGCAGAAGCAGAAGGGAAAGAGGAAAATCAAGTTAGATACGCCTCAGTTCCAAGAACCAGCTTTCCCTTTTATCAGAGTTGTTTCAGATTCTTCTATTTCAAAAtccaaaagcaaacaaaaatctGGAGTCAGCACTGACATTGTCGTTTTCAATCAGTCTTTGAGCAGGAAGGTCCCAAAGAGACTAATTCACTCTGGCCAGTGTGAAGCCAAAGAGCAAATTGTTGCTCATGATGACGGCAAAAGTTTTGTTTCAGGCACAcggaagaaaaggaggagaaCAAATTTTCCAAGCACCTTAAAGATAGAAGATTCAGCTGTTCATATGGAAGTCTCAAATTTGCCAGGGAATGCAAATGACAACGGAAGTAAGGAAAATCTTCAGATCATCAAGTTCTACTCCGATGATGATTCCCAAAGTAAGGCTTTAGTTCTGTATGATAATTCCCAAAGTCAGGCTTTAGTTCCGTATGATGATTCCCAAAGTATGGCTTCAGTTCCGTTGCCTTATACAGGTATTGAGttgatgaaattgaaattaattgatCTGAGGGCCATTGCCAAGGAACAGAAATTGATAAAGTATCATAAGCTTCCAAAACAGGTGCTGGTTAAACTATTAGTGGACCATTTGGGCATTCACTCTTGTCAGTGTGAAGCCAAAGAGCAAAGTGTTGCTCATGATGACAGCAAAAGTTTTGTTTCAGGCACACGGAAGAAAAGAAGGAGAACAAATTTTCCAAGCACCTTAAAGATAGAAGATTCAGCTGTTCATATGGAACTCTCAAATTTGCCTGGGAATGCAACTGACAACGGAAGTAAGGAAAATCTTCAGATCATCAAGTTCTACTCCGATGACGATTCCCAAAGTAAGGCTTTAGTTCTGCATGATAATTCCCAAAGTAAGGCTTTAGTCCCGTATGACGATTCCCAAAGTATGGCTTCAGTTCCGTTGCCTTATAAAGGTGTTGACttgatgaaattgaaattaattgatCTGAGGGCCATTGCCAAGGAACAGAAATTGATGGAGTATCATAAGCTTCCAAAACAGGTGCTTGTTAAACAACTAGTGGACCATTTGGGCGGACTGGGTTATTGCTGA